The following are encoded in a window of Dasypus novemcinctus isolate mDasNov1 unplaced genomic scaffold, mDasNov1.1.hap2 scaffold_174, whole genome shotgun sequence genomic DNA:
- the CHERP gene encoding calcium homeostasis endoplasmic reticulum protein, producing the protein MEMPLPPDDQELRNVIDKLAQFVARNGPEFEKMTMEKQKDNPKFSFLFGGDFYSYYKCKLALEQQQLICKQQAPELEAPAALPPLPPPPLAPAAPAAPAQGAPSMDELIQQSQWNLQQQEQHLLALRQEQVTAAVARALEQQMQKLLEETQLDVNEFDNLLQPIIDTCTKDAISAGKNWMFSNAKSPPHCELMAGHLRNRITADAAHFELRLHLIYLINDVLHHCQRKQARELLAALQRVVVPIYCTSFLAVEEDKQQKIARLLQLWEKNGYFDDSIIQQLQSPALGLGQYQATLIMEHSTAVQPVQLAFQQQIQTLKAQHEEFVSSLAQQQQQQHLPLPPLEAEVKAAPPPAAPPPAPAPAPAIPPTTQPDDNKPPIPMPGSADYDASGGVQDPAAAGPRGPAPHDQIPPNKPPWFEQPHPVGPWGQQQPPEQPPYAHHQGGPPHCPPWNSSHEGLWSEQRGDPGWSGQRDAPWSGQPEPGWSGQFEGPWSGQHEQPPWGAGQREPPFRMQRPPHFRGPFPPHQQHPQFSQPPHPHNFNRFPPRFMQDDFPPRHPFERPPYPHRFDYPQGDFPAEMGPPHHHPGHRLPHPGINEHPPWGGPQHPDFGPPPHGFNGQPPHLRRQGPPHINHDDPSLVPNVPYFDLPAGLMAPLVKLEDHEYKPLDPKDIRLPPPMPPSERLLAAVEAFYSPPSHDRPRNSEGWEQNGLYEFFRAKMRARRRKGQEKRSSGPSRSQSRSKSRGRSSSRSNSRSSKSSGSYSRSRSRSCSRSYSRSRSRSRSPSRSSRSRSRSRSRSKSYSPGRRRRSQSRSASPPAAAGLGSNSAPPVPDSRLGEENKGHQMLVKMGWSGSGGLGAKEQGIQDPIKGGDVRDKWDQYKGVGVALDDPYENYRRNKSYSFIARMKAREECK; encoded by the exons ATGGAGATGCCGCTGCCCCCCGACG ACCAGGAGCTCCGCAATGTCATCGACAAGCTGGCGCAGTTCGTGGCCCGCAACGGGCCCGAGTTCGAGAAGATGACGATGGAGAAGCAGAAGGATAACCCCAAGTTCTCCTTCCTTTTCGGGGGCGATTTCTACAGCTACTACAAGTGCAAGCTGGCGCTGGAGCAGCAGCAGC TCATCTGCAAGCAGCAGGCCCCCGAGCTGGAGGCGCCCGCCGCCCTGCCGCCCCTGCCGCCGCCCCCGCTGGCCCCCGCGGCGCCCGCGGCGCCCGCCCAGGGCGCCCCGTCCATGGACGAGCTCATCCAGCAGAGCCAGTGGAACctgcagcagcaggagcagcaccTGCTGGCCCTGCGACAG GAGCAGGTGACGGCGGCCGTGGCGCGCGCGCTGGAGCAGCAGATGCAGAAGCTGCTGGAGGAGACGCAGCTGGACGTGAACGAGTTCGACAACCTGCTGCAGCCCATCATCGACACGTGCACGAAGGACGCCATCTCG GCCGGCAAGAACTGGATGTTCAGCAACGCCAAGTCGCCGCCGCACTGCGAGCTGATGGCCGGCCACCTGCGCAACCGCATCACGGCCGACGCGGCGCACTTCGAGCTGCGCCTGCACCTCATCTACCTGATCAACGACGTGCTGCACCACTG CCAGCGCAAGCAGGCGCGGGAGCTGCTGGCGGCGCTGCAGCGCGTGGTGGTGCCCATCTACTGCACCAGCTTCCTGGCCGTGGAGGAGGACAAGCAGCAGAAGATCGCCCGG CTGCTGCAGCTGTGGGAGAAGAACGGCTACTTCGACGACTCCATCATCCAGCAGCTGCAGAGCCCGGCCCTGGGCCTCGGCCAGTACCAG GCGACGCTCATCATGGAGCACTCGACGGCGGTGCAGCCGGTGCAGCTGGCCTTCCAGCAGCAGATCCAGACGCTCAAGGCGCAGCACGAGGAGTTCGTCAGCAGCctggcccagcagcagcagcagcagcacctgccGCTGCCCCCGCTGGAGGCCGAGGTCAAGgccgcgccgccgcccgccgcgccgccccccgccccggccccggcccccgccaTCCCGCCCACCACCCAGCCCG ACGACAACAAGCCCCCCATCCCGATGCCGGGCTCCGCCGACTACGACGCCTCCGGGGGCGTCCAGgaccccgccgccgccggcccccgcggccccgcgccccACGACCAGATCCCCCCCAACAAGCCGCCGTGGTTCGAGCAGCCGCACCCCGTGGGCCCCTGGGGCCAGCAGCag CCGCCCGAGCAGCCGCCCTACGCGCACCACCAGGGCGGCCCGCCGCACTGCCCGCCCTGGAACAGCAGCCACGAGGGCCTGTGGAGCGAGCAGCGCGGCGACCCCGGCTGGAGCGGGCAGCGCGACGCGCCCTGGAGCGGGCAGCCCGAGCCCGGCTGGAGCGGCCAGTTCGAGGGGCCCTGGAGCGGGCAGCACGAGCAGCCGCCCTGGGGCGCCGGCCAGCGCGAGCCGCCCTTCCGCATGCAGCGGCCGCCCCACTTCCGCGGGCCCTTCCCGCCGCACCAGCAGCACCCGCAGTTCAGCCAGCCGCCGCACCCCCACAACTTCAACCGCTTCCCGCCGCGCTTCATGCAGGACGACTTCCCGCCGCGGCACCCCTTCGAGCGGCCGCCCTACCCCCACCGCTTCGACTACCCGCAGGGGGACTTCCCGGCCG AGATGGGCCCCCCGCACCACCACCCCGGCCACCGCCTGCCGCACCCCGGCATCAACGAGCACCCGCCCTGGGGCGGCCCGCAGCACCCCGACTTCGGGCCCCCGCCCCACGGCTTCAACGGGCAGCCGCCCCACCTGCGGCGGCAGGGCCCCCCCCACATCAACCACGACGACCCCAGCCTGGTGCCCAACGTGCCCTACTTCGACCTGCCCGCCGGGCTCATGGCGCCCCTCGTGAAG CTGGAGGACCACGAGTACAAGCCGCTGGACCCCAAGGACATCCGCCTGCCGCCCCCCATGCCGCCCAGCGAGAGGCTGCTGGCCGCCGTCGAGGCCTTCTACAGCCCCCCGTCCCACGACCGGCCCCGCAACAG CGAAGGCTGGGAGCAGAACGGCCTCTACGAGTTCTTCCGGGCCAAGATGCGGGCGCGGCGCAGGAAGGGCCAGGAGAAGAGGAGCAG CGGCCCCTCGCGCTCGCAGAGCAGGTCCAAGAGCCGCGGGCGCTCCTCGTCGCGCTCCAACTCCAGGTCGTCCAAGTCGTCGGGCTCCTACTCGAGGTCGCGCTCGCGCTCCTGCTCGCGCTCCTACTCGCGCTCCCGCTCCAG GAGCCGCAGCCCGTCACGCTCCTCGCGCAGCCGCTCCCGCTCCCGCTCCCGCTCCAAGTCCTACTCCCCGGGGAGGAGACGCCGGTCCCAGTCGCGGAGCGCCAGCCCGCC TGCCGCGGCCGGTCTGGGTTCTAACTCGGCGCCCCCCGTCCCCGACTCGAGGCTCGGCGAGGAGAACAAGGGCCACCAGATGCTGGTCAAGATGG GCTGGAGCGGGTCCGGCGGCCTCGGGGCCAAGGAGCAGGGCATCCAGGACCCCATCAAGGGGGGCGACGTGCGCGACAAGTGGGACCAGTACAAGGGCGTGGGCGTGGCCCTCGACGACCCCTACGAGAACTACCGCCGCAACAAGAGCTACTCCTTCATCGCCCGCATGAAGGCCCGTGAGGAGTGCAAGTAG